TTATGATGGCACAATTCTTGTTATATCACATGATAGATACTTCTTAAATAAAGTTATAAATAAAATTTTAGAACTAAAAGTAGATGGAGTGCATGAGTATCTTGGAAATTATTCGTATTATATAGAAAAGAAATTAAATCCTACTCGTTTTAAAATAGCTGAAGAAGAATCTTCAGGTAAAACTAAAACCCAACTAACTCAAGAAAAGAAGAAAAAAAGAGAGTTAGAAAAGGAAGCAAAGCAAAAAAATATAAGAATAAAAAGCTTAGAAAAAGAGATAAGTTTAATAGAAGATGAAATAGCATCTCTTCATGCAGATCTTTGCAAAGAAGAAATATATTCTAATCCAGATAAAACCATAGAAGTAAATAATGCATTAAGCTCAAAAGAACTTACCCTTGAAGAATTATACGAAGAGTGGGAGAATCTCCTACAATAATCACGTATAGTTGAACTTTATAAAAGAGAGTAGAAATTTTCTCACTCTCTTTTATAAAAAGTACTATATTATAGCTGCCTCTAAAAGCACTTTTATATTATCATTGTATATTTTATCAAATTGGCTTATAGGTAGTGGGTTTTTACCTAATCCAACTTCTATAGTATAACCTGGCCTTCTAAATTCTTTTATAAACCAGTCCTTATATCCACCATAAGATGAAATACCAACAGTTTCTCCTAGCCTATACCCACTTAGTCTTGAAAAAACCTCTGCAATTCTCCTATTTTCCTCTCCTGCTAAGTCTTTATACTGCCAAAATATAACTTCGCCTTGACTATGATAGGCAATTACTAATCTAAAATTACCTTCCCTTGTGAACTTTACCATGGCCCTTGTTTCAGGTTCAGACTCTGGATAAGGTCCTCCATATCTAGTTGGACCTGGTCCATAAACTCCATACTCTTCTTCCGCTTTCTTAGCTTCCTCAAAGGATGCATTGTAATTATGATTTAAATCTACCCCTCTTATGTTGGCACTCCAATTTTTAGAGAAGTCTGTACTTCCATTATTCCATTGGATAAGCTGATTATAGTATGGATTATCTCTTGAAAGTCCATTTAAAACTAGATCTACCCCATCTGGGTTCACCATAGGAATTATATATATTGTTGAACTATCCCATATTTCCCTAGGAGAATAACTTTCTATATTTTCACCATTTATATAAGCTTTTAAAAAGTTTTCTGTAAATTTCATAAGTAAAGGTGAGGTTATCCACTCTAGGGCATGATGGGAAGCATTATAAGTAACTCTATTTGGGCCATTTCCAAGTTTTATATAATACAATTCTTTTCCTAGAACACTTTTGCCTATACTCCCTATTTCTATAAATGGATATAATCGTTTTAATGCCTTAATGTTTTCCTCCATAATTTCATAGGTATAATCTATATCAGTAGGTACTACCCCTAAGTTTCTATAAGGTATAATTAACTCTTGACCAATGGATAACATATCAGGATTCTGTATATTATTTGATATAACTATTTGATTTATTGGAACATTAAACATTTTTGATATACCACTTAAAGTATCACCTTGTTTTACAATGTAAGTTCTAAAGCCTTTATAATAGTCAGTTATTCTATTATAAGTTATATCATCTACTACTCCCGTTGGTAGTATACCTCTATCTCTTTGAAAACTTGAAACGGCATTTTTAGTTCTACTTCCATATATTCCATCAATATTTCCAACATTATAACCTAACTGTTTGAGCAAAGATTGCAACCTCTTTACCCTTGTACCTCTATCCCCTTCCTTTAAAATAATCAAAAAATCACCTCACATACTAGTTATATAATCAGCTTATATAATTAATATAGTTTTGGTGATTAATTTTAATTATTAGTTTTTTATTTAATTTATTTATTACGTTTATATATAAACCAATATGTAATTCCTATAAATATAGCCCCACCTATTATATTTCCTAAGGTAACTATAGATATATTCTTAAATAAATTTAAACCATTTATCATACTCAAGTTTTCTTTAGATAAGGTAGATACTGAGGTTAAGTTTAAATTTCCCTTACACAAATGTCCTAGAGATAAATAATACATATTAGCAACACAATGCTCAAATCCACTAATTACAAAAGCCATAATTGGAAAAAATGCCATGAATACCTTGCCAGTTATATCTTTAGATGCATAACTTCCCCATACAGAGCTGCATACTATAATATTACAAAGTATACCACTTAAAAGTGCCTCTTTAATACTTAGGCTCTCTTTTACATATGTGGTCTTCAAAGCATAAGCTTCAACCATACCTCCATTAGCTTTAATAGCACCACTATGATAAATTAAAAGTGCAAATAGAATAGCCCCTACAAAGTTACCTATAAAAACTAAGATCCAATTACTTATAAAATCTTTAAAGGTTATTCTCTTTTCTAAATACGCTATAGATAGTAAGTTATTTCCTGTGAAAAGTTCAGCTCCACATATTAATACTAATATTAATCCTACTGGAAACACGAATCCAGCTACTAATTTTGAAACCCCAAAATTTTTTATACTGTGAGATGCTACTGTAGAAGAAAAGGCTCCTATAGATATAAACACGCCTGCCATTATCCCAAGCAAAAACATATTTAATTTTCTACCCTTTGCCTTTTTTACCCCCACTTCAATAGTATAATCACATACTTCCCCCGGTGTTAACAATAGTTTCTCCATTTTTCTTCCCCCGTAATAATGTTATTCTAAACTATTATACTATAGAATAACTTTTTTTCTAGTACAATTCCATTACAATGTATGGGTACACTTTATTTTTTCTTATTTCTATTTTATACTTATATAGGAAATAGAATATAAAATAAATTATTCTTTATTTGTAAATTTTATATAGGGGGATTATATATGAATAACTATAATACTAACAAAAACTTAACTGAGATATTTAAGAATGGAGTTATAATGGATGTAACTAATGTAGAGCAAGCAAAAATAGCTGAAAAAGCTGGTGCTTGTGCTGTAATGGCTCTTGAAAGAGTTCCAGCTGACATTAGGAAACAAGGTGGCATTGCTAGAATGTCAGATCCTAAGATGATAAAAGAAATAAAAGAAGCTGTTTCAATTCCTGTAATGGCTAAAGTTAGAATAGGACATTTTGTGGAAGCTCAAATACTCGAATCCATAGGAATAGATTTTATAGATGAAAGTGAAGTTTTAACTCCTGCTGATGAAGCTTTTCATGTAAATAAAAGAGATTTTAAAGCTCCTTTTGTTTGTGGTGCTAGAAATTTAGGTGAAGCTCTAAGAAGAATTGGAGAAGGCGCTGCTATGATAAGAACAAAAGGTGAAGCTGGTACTGGTAATGTTGTAGAGGCTGTAAGACACATGAGAACCATGATGGATGATATAAAAAGAGTTAAAAATGCCTCTGAAGAACAATTAATGAGTATTGCAAAAGAAATGAATGCACCATATGATCTAATTCAGTATGTATGGAAAGAAGGAAAATTACCTGTGGTTAATTTCGCAGCTGGTGGTATAGCTACACCTGCTGATGCAGCTTTAATGATGCAACTTGGTTCTGAAGGTGTATTCGTAGGATCTGGAATATTTAAATCAGGAAACCCAGAACAAAGAGCTAGAGCTATTGTACTAGCTACAACTCACTATAATGATCCTAAAAAACTTGCCGAAATATCAGAAGACCTTGGTGACGCAATGTCAGGCCTAGTAATAGATGATTTACAATGTAAATATGCTGAAAGAGGATGGTAATTAGTAGAGAAGAGAAACTACTGTAAAGCCTAGTTCTCAATAGATCAAAAGTAAATATAGATAAATTAATCTATTTTATAAATACCTCTATGAATAAAAAACAGCTCTTATTTTGAATATATAGAAAAACATATCTATACTATTCTTATAAGAGCTTATTTTTATTTAAATACTGTTACCTCTGACCTAATTTTAAATTTGGTACAGCATTTAAAGTAAGTTCTGCAACTCTGCCTTTTTTATATTCGAAATATCCTGCACTTCCAATCATAGCTGCATTATCTGTACACAATATTGGGGATGGGTATAAAACTTTTATTCCTCTTTTTTCCCCTTCTTTATTTAGTTCATCTCTTAAAGCTGAATTACACGCAACTCCACCTGCCACTATAATTTTATCTACATTTTTTAATTTACATGCTTTCATAGCATTTTCTGCTAAAACTTCTACTACAGCCCTTTGGAAGGATGCTGCAACATCTTGATTTTTAACTTCTTCACCTTTCATTTTAGCATTATTTAAATAATTTAATACAGCAGATTTTATTCCACTAAAAGAAAAGTCTAAAGTTTCTTCTGAAAATTTAGCTTTAGGAAAATTAATAGCAAAAGCATTTCCTATTTTTGATATTTTATCTATTTTAGGTCCACCTGGATATCCAAGTCCAATTGCCCTTGCTACTTTGTCAAAGGCTTCCCCTGCTGCATCATCCCTTGTTTGACCTAAAACTTCAAACTCTCCATAATCTTTCATATATACAATAAAAGTGTGTCCTCCAGATACAATTAAACAAACAAAGGGAGGCTCTAAATTTTCATGCTCAATAAAATTAGCACAGATATGGCCTTCTATATGGTTTACACCTATTAATGGCTTTTTTAAAGCATAAGCTAAGCCTTTAGCATACTGAAGCCCAACTAAAAGTGCTCCAACAAGTCCTGGACCATAAGTTACAGCTATAGCATCAATCTCTTCCATGGTAATATTTGATTCTTTTATAGCCTCATCAACTACTGCACTAATTGCTTCTATATGTTTTCTAGAAGCTACCTCAGGTACAACCCCACCAAACTTTTCATGTGTACTTATTTGTGAGGATATAACATTAGACAAAACTTTCCTTCCATCCACTACAACTGCTGCAGATGTTTCATCACAACTTGACTCTATAGAAAGTATTTTTATACCTTTTTCCATGTTAATACTACCTCTTTTCAATAACTCTATTTAAATTTCATATTTTATGTTTTGTTTTTATATTTATTACATCTGTATATTATACTTTATATATTATATTACTTCAAGAACATAGCATTTTACACTAATATATTAAAATGTTATAATAAAATACTAAAGAGAATATATGTTTGGGAGGATATATATGAATAGTACATATGCTAAAATTATTGTACAAGGATCTCCTATTTCTAAATCTAATTTTAAACTATTTAATGTAAATGGTAGAGCTATTCTTCCGTGTAACTCTGGTAAATATCATGATAGATATGCCCTTTACGAAGAGGAAATAGCATTAAATGCTAGAGCTCAGAACCCTGAAGTAGTTATAGAAGAATCTGTTATTGCCATTTTAAAAGTTTATTATAAAAGTAGTAAAAGACATCCTGACACAAATAACATAACTAAAAGTATTTTTGATGGTGTAGAAAAAAGTGGACTTATAATAAATGATGCTCAAATAAGAAGGATTATTATAGAGGAATTTTATGATAAAGAAAATCCTAGATTTGAATTAGAGCTTTTTGCAGAAAGTAAGTATAATATGCAATACAATATTAATTTAAACTCTTTAGAGAAAGAGCCTATATTATACTCTCCACCTCCAAACTCTAAGAAAAATAAACCTAAAGCCTTAAATGTATCTAAAAATAATTCTAATTCTTCCATATGTAATATATGTAATAAAACATATTCAAATTCTGAATTAATTTCAGCCGATAAGGGAAAAACCTTAATTTGCAAATCTTGCTTTAAAAAACTCTTTTAAAGTCTATAACTTAAGTAATATATAATTTAAAAGAAGTTATATATAAACACTTATAGTAATAAACATATAAAGAACGAAATTTTAAAGGAGATTTAATATGTATACTATAAAAAAGCAAAATTTCCATCGTAGATTTCATCATGAATTAAAGGCTAGAACTTAATATAGATATTTATAACTACCCTTTTAATCAGTGTAACTTTAATTCTTCAACCACAATCATGATGGATACCTGCTTTATTTTAACCTTGCTTTATGATAATGATCCTAAAAACAAAGAATGCGCTAACTTAATTACAGCTTTAATGCTCTCAAAGTGCAAGTTATTTGTAACTGATATGACTGCAGCTGAAACCATGAATCAAATAACTAAAAAACTTTTTCTTACAGATATGAAGTATAAGGCTAATAGAGTAATTCCCTTAAATACAAAATCTAATATTAATCTAATTTGTTCCTGTTTTAATAAATATCATAGGAAAATTATAAAAGATAAAAAGTTTGAAAAATACAAGGACATACCATTTAATAAATATTTTTATAATATTTTAAAAAACCCGTGGAAAAAAGATCTGCTAAAAATCTATTTTGATAAGTCAGTAGAACTATATGCCTATTTGGAAAACATACTGAAATTTGAATATCTAAGTATAACCAAGCCCTGTATAGATATTTCTAAGTACTTTATAACTGAATATATGCTTTCAGTGAATGATTCTTTTCATCTTGCCTGTGCCCAATATCATGGTGTCCAGTACTTCTTAACTTTAGATAGAGACTTTGAAAATAATATCTTTACAACGGTAAAATTACTTAAAATATAAAAGATGCGTAATAAATACAATTGCGCATCTTTTATATTTTAATAAATAGTCTTTTATTATTAATGTTATTTATAAACTATTAAAATTTATTTTTTAATTTTGTCACTTAGTTGTCACAATAAGGTATTATTATTAAACTAAAGATTAAGAGTATAATAATTTACATAGGAGGATAAAAACTATGGGTATGTTTTCCAATGACAATGATAATAATACTTCTATAAATGTAAATAAAGACGATTTTAAGGAGGTAAATGAAAATACTATGAATAATGATTATGAAAATATAAAAAAGAAAAGAAGATCTGGCAAAGTTTTAATTTATATTTTGGTAGGTATCCTTTGCACAACTTTAGGTGGTGTAGTATCATCCATAGCCACTATAAACTATTTAAAAGATAATCCTAGTATTATAAATAAAAGCTCATCTCCATCTAATAACAACACATTAAATAGTAAAAATACTCCTGTAAACACTTTACAGCAAATGAGTGTTGCAGATATAGCTAAAAACGTAGGACCTACAGTAGTAGGTGTATCTACAAAAGGTTTTCCTAAGACCTTAGCTTGGGGAGCTGAAGTTCAACAACAAGAAGGCCTCGGTTCTGGAATAATCTTTGATAAAGAGGGCTATATATTAACTAATAACCATGTAATTCAAGGTGCTAAAACAATAAAAGTAATATTTAATAATGGAAAAGAAGTTCCAGCAAAACTTATAAATTCAGATCCTAGTTATGATGTAGCTGTAATTAAAATAACTGAAAAAGTTGATATGCCTGGTGTAGCAAACTTTGGTGATTCTGATTCTTTAATTGTAGGAGAGCCAGCTGTTGCAATAGGTAATCCTTTAGGTAGAGATCTTTTAGGTTCTGTAACCACTGGTGTTATAAGTGCCGTAAATAGGACTATAGATGAAAGAAATAAAGACTTAAAACTAATACAAACTGATGCCGCTATAAATCCTGGTAACAGTGGTGGACCTCTTGTAAATTCTAAAGGTCAGGTAATAGGTATAAACACTGAAAAAAGAGTTGGTAAAGGTGTTGAAGGTTTAGGCTTCGCTATACCAATTAACCAAATTAAACCTAAAATACAAAACTTAATGACACCTAAAGTAATGGTTGGTATCTTAGGA
The nucleotide sequence above comes from Hathewaya histolytica. Encoded proteins:
- a CDS encoding M14 family metallopeptidase is translated as MIILKEGDRGTRVKRLQSLLKQLGYNVGNIDGIYGSRTKNAVSSFQRDRGILPTGVVDDITYNRITDYYKGFRTYIVKQGDTLSGISKMFNVPINQIVISNNIQNPDMLSIGQELIIPYRNLGVVPTDIDYTYEIMEENIKALKRLYPFIEIGSIGKSVLGKELYYIKLGNGPNRVTYNASHHALEWITSPLLMKFTENFLKAYINGENIESYSPREIWDSSTIYIIPMVNPDGVDLVLNGLSRDNPYYNQLIQWNNGSTDFSKNWSANIRGVDLNHNYNASFEEAKKAEEEYGVYGPGPTRYGGPYPESEPETRAMVKFTREGNFRLVIAYHSQGEVIFWQYKDLAGEENRRIAEVFSRLSGYRLGETVGISSYGGYKDWFIKEFRRPGYTIEVGLGKNPLPISQFDKIYNDNIKVLLEAAII
- a CDS encoding formate/nitrite transporter family protein; translation: MEKLLLTPGEVCDYTIEVGVKKAKGRKLNMFLLGIMAGVFISIGAFSSTVASHSIKNFGVSKLVAGFVFPVGLILVLICGAELFTGNNLLSIAYLEKRITFKDFISNWILVFIGNFVGAILFALLIYHSGAIKANGGMVEAYALKTTYVKESLSIKEALLSGILCNIIVCSSVWGSYASKDITGKVFMAFFPIMAFVISGFEHCVANMYYLSLGHLCKGNLNLTSVSTLSKENLSMINGLNLFKNISIVTLGNIIGGAIFIGITYWFIYKRNK
- the pdxS gene encoding pyridoxal 5'-phosphate synthase lyase subunit PdxS — its product is MNNYNTNKNLTEIFKNGVIMDVTNVEQAKIAEKAGACAVMALERVPADIRKQGGIARMSDPKMIKEIKEAVSIPVMAKVRIGHFVEAQILESIGIDFIDESEVLTPADEAFHVNKRDFKAPFVCGARNLGEALRRIGEGAAMIRTKGEAGTGNVVEAVRHMRTMMDDIKRVKNASEEQLMSIAKEMNAPYDLIQYVWKEGKLPVVNFAAGGIATPADAALMMQLGSEGVFVGSGIFKSGNPEQRARAIVLATTHYNDPKKLAEISEDLGDAMSGLVIDDLQCKYAERGW
- the tsaD gene encoding tRNA (adenosine(37)-N6)-threonylcarbamoyltransferase complex transferase subunit TsaD, whose product is MEKGIKILSIESSCDETSAAVVVDGRKVLSNVISSQISTHEKFGGVVPEVASRKHIEAISAVVDEAIKESNITMEEIDAIAVTYGPGLVGALLVGLQYAKGLAYALKKPLIGVNHIEGHICANFIEHENLEPPFVCLIVSGGHTFIVYMKDYGEFEVLGQTRDDAAGEAFDKVARAIGLGYPGGPKIDKISKIGNAFAINFPKAKFSEETLDFSFSGIKSAVLNYLNNAKMKGEEVKNQDVAASFQRAVVEVLAENAMKACKLKNVDKIIVAGGVACNSALRDELNKEGEKRGIKVLYPSPILCTDNAAMIGSAGYFEYKKGRVAELTLNAVPNLKLGQR
- a CDS encoding RusA family crossover junction endodeoxyribonuclease; this encodes MNSTYAKIIVQGSPISKSNFKLFNVNGRAILPCNSGKYHDRYALYEEEIALNARAQNPEVVIEESVIAILKVYYKSSKRHPDTNNITKSIFDGVEKSGLIINDAQIRRIIIEEFYDKENPRFELELFAESKYNMQYNINLNSLEKEPILYSPPPNSKKNKPKALNVSKNNSNSSICNICNKTYSNSELISADKGKTLICKSCFKKLF
- a CDS encoding type II toxin-antitoxin system VapC family toxin; translated protein: MLYDNDPKNKECANLITALMLSKCKLFVTDMTAAETMNQITKKLFLTDMKYKANRVIPLNTKSNINLICSCFNKYHRKIIKDKKFEKYKDIPFNKYFYNILKNPWKKDLLKIYFDKSVELYAYLENILKFEYLSITKPCIDISKYFITEYMLSVNDSFHLACAQYHGVQYFLTLDRDFENNIFTTVKLLKI
- a CDS encoding S1C family serine protease, translating into MGMFSNDNDNNTSINVNKDDFKEVNENTMNNDYENIKKKRRSGKVLIYILVGILCTTLGGVVSSIATINYLKDNPSIINKSSSPSNNNTLNSKNTPVNTLQQMSVADIAKNVGPTVVGVSTKGFPKTLAWGAEVQQQEGLGSGIIFDKEGYILTNNHVIQGAKTIKVIFNNGKEVPAKLINSDPSYDVAVIKITEKVDMPGVANFGDSDSLIVGEPAVAIGNPLGRDLLGSVTTGVISAVNRTIDERNKDLKLIQTDAAINPGNSGGPLVNSKGQVIGINTEKRVGKGVEGLGFAIPINQIKPKIQNLMTPKVMVGILGRTVTKEDSKQYNIPVGAYISEVVQYGPGEKAGLNPGDIIISADGKKITSMEDLDKAKQGRKAGDTINLKVYRDGKEVSIKLKLEAQ